Proteins encoded by one window of Flavobacteriales bacterium:
- the gatA gene encoding Asp-tRNA(Asn)/Glu-tRNA(Gln) amidotransferase subunit GatA, whose product MAYSTLAQIQRDLSKGLLTLPELVNAYLAHIEANAGLNAFLEVYSDEALERADAIQTRMQQGNAGRLAGLVLGIKDNIVYKGHKVSAASHILEGFESLFSATVVDRLLAEDAVIIGRLNCDEFAMGSANENSYFDPVKNPKDESRVPGGSSGGSAAAVAADLCHAALGSDTGGSIRQPASFTGIVGYKPTYGLVSRHGLIAYASSFDQIGPMTKSVEDAALILEVMAGPDDYDSTASQNEVPKFSNAMAQNDSGREAPKRIGYIAEAIEAEGLDPEVKATMIAEIERLRADGHTVEEVNFPLLDYLVPTYYILTTAEASSNLARYDGVHFGYRSAEAEGLEETYKRSRTEGFGEEVKRRIMLGTFVLSSGYYHAYYGKAQKVRRLIRERTDELLSEYDLLLSPTTPHAAFELGKKYDDPTTMYLEDIFTVQANLGGHPSVSLPMGHTESGLPFGIQFTAGRGADEGLLAFSADLMNKRA is encoded by the coding sequence ATGGCCTATAGCACGCTCGCGCAGATCCAGCGGGACCTTTCGAAGGGGCTCCTGACCCTTCCCGAATTAGTGAACGCCTACCTCGCACATATTGAAGCGAATGCCGGGCTCAACGCCTTTCTGGAAGTTTATAGCGACGAGGCCCTCGAACGGGCCGATGCTATCCAAACCCGTATGCAACAAGGCAATGCGGGACGTTTGGCCGGATTGGTTTTAGGCATCAAGGACAATATCGTATACAAAGGGCACAAGGTCTCTGCGGCATCGCACATTCTCGAAGGGTTCGAGAGCTTATTCAGCGCCACAGTGGTCGATCGGCTGTTGGCCGAAGACGCCGTGATCATAGGCCGATTGAATTGCGATGAATTCGCGATGGGTTCGGCCAACGAAAACAGCTATTTCGATCCGGTCAAGAACCCCAAGGACGAATCTCGCGTACCTGGTGGATCCTCGGGAGGGTCGGCAGCAGCCGTGGCCGCGGACCTATGTCATGCCGCACTCGGTAGCGACACCGGCGGCTCTATTCGCCAACCGGCTTCCTTTACCGGGATCGTGGGTTACAAGCCAACGTACGGACTCGTATCGCGCCACGGACTCATTGCTTACGCGTCGAGTTTTGACCAAATAGGACCGATGACCAAAAGCGTCGAAGACGCGGCCTTGATACTCGAGGTAATGGCGGGTCCCGACGATTACGACAGTACCGCTTCACAAAACGAAGTACCGAAGTTCAGCAACGCTATGGCGCAGAACGATTCGGGCCGCGAGGCCCCCAAAAGAATCGGCTACATTGCCGAAGCTATCGAAGCCGAAGGCTTGGACCCCGAGGTGAAAGCGACGATGATCGCCGAGATAGAACGCCTTCGGGCCGATGGCCATACGGTGGAAGAAGTGAACTTTCCGCTGCTCGATTACCTTGTGCCAACGTACTATATTTTGACCACCGCTGAAGCGTCGAGCAACCTGGCTCGGTACGACGGCGTGCACTTCGGTTACCGAAGCGCGGAAGCTGAAGGTCTCGAAGAAACGTACAAGCGATCGCGTACAGAGGGCTTTGGAGAAGAGGTAAAGCGACGTATTATGCTCGGCACCTTTGTTTTGAGCTCTGGTTATTACCACGCCTACTACGGCAAAGCTCAAAAAGTACGCCGCTTGATACGTGAAAGAACGGACGAACTCCTGAGTGAATACGATTTGTTGTTGTCACCCACTACGCCTCACGCGGCGTTTGAGCTGGGTAAGAAATACGACGATCCAACGACCATGTACTTGGAGGACATCTTTACCGTTCAAGCGAACTTGGGCGGACACCCTTCGGTTAGTTTACCCATGGGGCACACCGAAAGCGGACTGCCCTTCGGTATTCAGTTCACTGCGGGTCGCGGTGCCGATGAAGGCTTGCTGGCATTCAGCGCGGACCTAATGAACAAGCGGGCGTGA
- a CDS encoding twin-arginine translocase TatA/TatE family subunit produces the protein MSSLTVLAGFVGPWQIALIVAVVLLLFGGRKIPELMRGLGSGIKEFKDATRDDDDDDKNDKKEIKD, from the coding sequence ATGTCAAGTTTGACGGTATTAGCGGGCTTCGTAGGCCCATGGCAGATCGCCCTCATCGTTGCGGTCGTATTGTTGTTGTTCGGCGGACGCAAGATCCCCGAACTGATGCGTGGATTGGGCAGCGGAATCAAGGAATTCAAAGATGCCACTCGCGACGACGACGACGACGATAAGAACGATAAGAAAGAGATCAAAGACTGA
- a CDS encoding threonylcarbamoyl-AMP synthase — MATIGTDIQQAAVYLRNGELVAIPTETVYGLAANALDPDAVLRIFEAKQRPSFDPLIVHCKSFDAAMSYIKTAPRSAVALAEAVCPGPMTLILPKRDIVPDLVTSGHSTVGIRIPRHPVTQDLLNELDFPLAAPSANPFGYVSPTTAQHVDHQLGGRIPYILDGGPCEIGIESTIVSFEGEKPIVLRLGGLALEELEEALGEPLGDVRTSSSRPEAPGMLIAHYAPGKKVVFSFWASRPDAGVERSGQRVGLLCLSRPSDVPNDVPVIELSPSRDLKEAARNLFAALRAFDTMKVDLVIAEPLPDTQLGRAMNDRLKRAAASSS; from the coding sequence ATGGCAACGATCGGAACGGACATACAGCAGGCGGCGGTGTATTTGCGCAACGGAGAGCTCGTGGCCATTCCGACCGAAACGGTATACGGACTTGCGGCGAACGCACTCGACCCGGATGCCGTACTTCGAATATTCGAGGCCAAGCAACGCCCGAGTTTTGACCCGCTGATCGTGCACTGCAAATCGTTCGATGCGGCAATGTCGTACATCAAAACGGCGCCTCGCTCTGCTGTAGCGCTGGCCGAAGCCGTTTGTCCCGGCCCTATGACCTTGATTTTGCCCAAACGAGATATAGTGCCGGACCTGGTTACGAGCGGCCATTCTACGGTCGGAATCCGAATTCCGAGGCACCCCGTGACTCAGGACCTCCTCAATGAGCTCGATTTTCCCCTCGCAGCACCCTCGGCGAACCCATTCGGCTATGTTAGTCCGACCACCGCACAGCACGTGGATCACCAACTGGGCGGCCGAATCCCCTACATTCTCGACGGGGGCCCCTGCGAAATCGGAATCGAATCGACCATCGTGTCGTTCGAGGGCGAAAAACCGATAGTGCTGAGACTCGGCGGCCTCGCGCTCGAAGAACTCGAAGAAGCCCTCGGCGAACCCCTCGGCGACGTGCGCACCAGCAGCTCACGCCCCGAAGCCCCAGGCATGCTCATCGCCCACTACGCACCTGGTAAAAAGGTTGTTTTTTCTTTCTGGGCCTCGCGGCCCGATGCGGGAGTCGAACGGTCGGGTCAACGAGTCGGACTGCTTTGTTTATCGCGCCCTTCGGATGTGCCGAATGATGTGCCCGTGATCGAGTTATCACCGAGCCGAGACCTCAAAGAAGCGGCCCGAAATCTCTTCGCCGCACTGCGTGCTTTTGACACCATGAAAGTCGATTTGGTGATCGCCGAACCTCTGCCCGATACCCAACTCGGAAGGGCCATGAACGATCGCCTGAAACGAGCGGCCGCATCATCGTCGTGA
- a CDS encoding GNAT family N-acetyltransferase yields MAAAFDTPRSRYYVLELEGVVVGGGWIGPLKGAPPEYCELKKMYFLPNVRGRGWGRRMIEKCLNDAPELGYRYCYLETPATMETARYLYANYEFEPRTQPFGETGHSGCDVWMMKEL; encoded by the coding sequence ATGGCCGCTGCGTTCGATACCCCCAGGAGTCGATATTACGTTTTGGAACTCGAAGGCGTTGTCGTGGGCGGAGGATGGATAGGCCCGTTGAAAGGCGCACCACCCGAGTACTGCGAACTTAAAAAGATGTACTTTTTACCGAACGTGCGGGGCCGAGGCTGGGGGCGCAGGATGATCGAAAAATGTCTGAACGATGCCCCGGAACTAGGCTATCGGTATTGCTACCTCGAAACCCCGGCCACCATGGAAACTGCTCGATATTTGTATGCAAATTACGAATTTGAGCCGCGAACACAGCCCTTCGGTGAAACCGGCCACAGCGGCTGCGACGTGTGGATGATGAAAGAACTTTAA
- a CDS encoding aldehyde dehydrogenase family protein: MSELTERIKDTAHNIQQEFGIRMALRELGIKDDNHGVSTGAESFGSGPSIESYSPVDGSPIGSVSSTSEADYARVIATAQDAFKEWRNVPGPQRGEIVRQYGEKLRRKKKALGKLVSYEMGKSYQEGLGEVQEMIDICDFAVGLSRQLHGLTMHSERPGHRMYEQYHALGIVGIISAFNFPVAVWSWNTALAWVCGDVCVWKPSEKAPLCGVACQKIWQEVAEENNLPEGISCLVNGDYKVGEMITADKRVPLVSATGSIRMGKIVAQAVAARLGRSLLELGGNNAIIITPDADLDMTIIGALFGAVGTAGQRCTSSRRLIIHEEVYDEVKEKLTKAYGQVRIGNPLDEKFHVGPLIDTGAVGQYLNAIQQVKQEGGSILVEGGVIEGEGYESGCYVKPVIAEVENHYNIVQEETFAPILYIMKYSGDLDNAIALQNGVVQGLSSAIMTTNLREAERFLSVNGSDCGIANVNIGTSGAEIGGAFGGEKETGGGRESGSDAWKVYMRRQTNTINYSTELPLAQGIKFDL, translated from the coding sequence ATGTCAGAACTTACCGAAAGAATCAAAGACACAGCCCACAATATTCAGCAAGAATTCGGCATCCGGATGGCCTTGCGCGAGTTGGGCATCAAAGACGATAATCACGGGGTTTCGACCGGAGCAGAGAGCTTTGGTAGTGGTCCTTCGATCGAGAGCTACTCTCCGGTCGACGGATCCCCCATAGGTTCCGTAAGCTCGACTTCTGAGGCGGATTACGCTCGCGTGATCGCTACAGCGCAAGACGCCTTTAAGGAGTGGCGCAACGTGCCGGGGCCACAGCGCGGTGAGATCGTGCGTCAGTACGGCGAAAAACTTCGCCGTAAGAAGAAAGCACTCGGCAAGCTCGTGAGCTACGAGATGGGTAAGTCGTATCAGGAGGGCTTGGGCGAAGTACAAGAGATGATCGACATCTGTGACTTCGCGGTCGGACTTTCACGCCAGTTGCACGGACTCACCATGCACAGCGAACGCCCGGGACACCGCATGTACGAGCAATACCACGCACTTGGTATCGTAGGCATCATTTCGGCCTTCAACTTCCCGGTTGCGGTATGGAGCTGGAATACCGCTCTCGCCTGGGTATGCGGAGACGTATGTGTTTGGAAGCCCTCTGAAAAAGCACCTCTTTGCGGTGTAGCTTGTCAGAAGATCTGGCAAGAGGTAGCAGAAGAAAATAACCTTCCCGAAGGTATTAGCTGTTTGGTAAACGGAGATTACAAAGTGGGCGAAATGATAACGGCCGACAAGCGCGTACCTCTAGTGAGCGCTACGGGATCTATCCGCATGGGTAAGATCGTGGCACAAGCCGTGGCTGCTCGTTTGGGCCGCTCATTGCTCGAGCTCGGAGGAAACAACGCCATCATCATTACCCCGGATGCGGATCTCGACATGACCATCATCGGAGCTCTTTTCGGAGCGGTCGGAACGGCCGGACAGCGCTGTACCAGTTCGCGACGTCTGATCATCCATGAAGAGGTGTACGACGAGGTTAAAGAAAAGCTGACCAAGGCCTATGGCCAAGTTCGCATTGGTAATCCACTGGATGAGAAATTCCACGTTGGACCACTCATCGATACGGGCGCAGTAGGGCAGTATCTGAACGCTATTCAGCAAGTGAAACAAGAGGGCGGAAGCATCTTGGTAGAGGGCGGAGTGATCGAAGGCGAAGGCTACGAAAGCGGCTGTTACGTGAAGCCCGTGATCGCCGAAGTGGAGAACCACTACAATATCGTTCAGGAAGAGACCTTTGCTCCTATCTTGTACATCATGAAGTACAGTGGAGACCTCGACAACGCGATCGCACTCCAAAACGGAGTGGTACAAGGCCTTTCTTCGGCCATAATGACTACGAACTTGCGCGAGGCGGAGCGTTTCTTGAGCGTGAACGGATCGGACTGCGGTATCGCAAACGTCAATATCGGAACCAGTGGTGCTGAGATCGGTGGAGCCTTCGGCGGTGAAAAAGAAACCGGCGGTGGTCGTGAGTCCGGATCGGACGCTTGGAAGGTATACATGCGTCGCCAAACGAACACGATCAACTACAGTACGGAATTGCCTCTAGCGCAAGGAATTAAATTCGACCTGTAA